One Epinephelus lanceolatus isolate andai-2023 chromosome 17, ASM4190304v1, whole genome shotgun sequence genomic window carries:
- the LOC144458380 gene encoding NLR family CARD domain-containing protein 3-like has translation MKRIHQRPDSPGPGPGPDPDPSCVSPKSDPSDEHGINVKGRKLSAAHFQQQREKSPVPSCVSMKSDQSREFWVTFKDGRPSSDLLVDQESSEVPSGQSAQQHQTHLDSIFMLLEENILTFVKNELKKIQKVLSSDYPECLESQREDEEVLDGEDEEQRRSSREAFLNITLNFLRRMKQEELADCLQSRSYSAVCQRKLKSNLQKKFQCVFEGIAKAGNPTLLNQIYTELYITEGGTAEVNDEHEVRQIETASRKPDRPETTIRQEDIFKASPGRDEPIRTVMTKGVAGIGKTVLTQKFTLDWAEDKANQDIQFTFPFTFRELNVLKEKKYSLVELVHHFFTETKEAGICRFEEFQVVFIFDGLDECRLPLDFHNNEILTDVTESTSVDVLLTNLIRGKLLPSARLWITTRPAAANQIPLDCVDMVTEVRGFTDPQKEEYFRKRFRKKRQASRIISHIKTSRSLHIMCHIPVFCWITATVLEDVMKTREEGELPKTLTEMYIHFLVVQTKVKNIKYDGGAETDHHWSPESRKMIESLGKLAFDQLQKGNLIFYESDLTECGIDIRAASVYSGVFTQIFKEERGLYQDKVFCFVHLSVQEFLAALHVHLTFINSGVYLMEEQQTASQRSEVFRDKQNLKYLHQSAVDKALQSPHGHLDLFLRFLLGLSLQTNQRHLRGLLRQTGSSSQTNQETVQYIKKKINQDLSAERSINLFHCLNELNDRSLVEEIQQSLSSGRLSTDKLSPAQWSALVFILLSSEEDLDVFDLKKYSASEEALLRLLPVVKASNKALLSDCDLSERSCEALSSVLSSQSSSLRHLDLSNNHLKDSAVKLLSDGLKSSHCTLETLRLSDCDLSERSCEALSSVLSSQSSSLRHLDLSNNHLKDSAVKLLSDGLKSSHCTLETLRVEPAGVRWLTPGLRKYSCELTIDTNTVHREIKLSDKNRKVTHVEKDQSYPDHPDRFDYWTQLLCRTGLTGRCYWEVEWRGWVDISVSYRGIRRRGGSDDCVFGRNDQSWSLICSDGRYYVRHNNRDTSSSSSSSSSSSSSSSGRVAVYVDCPAGTLSFFTVSSDTLIHLHTFNTTFTEPLYPGFRLWSPGSSVSLCSL, from the exons ATGAAAAG GATCCATCAGAGACCAGACTcacctggacctggacctggacctgacCCTGACCCCAGCTGTGTGTCCCCCAAGTCTGACCCGTCAGATGAACATGGCATCAATGTTAAAGGACGAAAACTCTCTGCTGCACA tttccagcagcagagagaaaagtcccctgtacccagctgtgtgtccatgAAGAGTGATCAGTCAAGAGAGTTTTGGGTTACCTTCAAAGATGGACGTCCTTCTTCTGACCTGCT AGTGGACCAGGAGAGCTCAGAGGTTCCCAGTGGTCAGTCTGCCcagcagcatcaaacacacctggactcCATATTTATG ctgctggaggagaacaTCCTCACTTTTGTGAAGAACGAGCTGAAGAAGATCCAGAAGGTTCTGAGTTCAGATTACCCAGAATGCTTAGAGAGTCagagggaggatgaggaggtgtTGGATGGTGAGGatgaagagcagaggaggagcagcagagaggcattTCTGAACATCACACTGAACTTCCTGAGGAGAAtgaagcaggaggagctggctgactGTCTGCAGAGCA GAAGTTATTCTGCAGTCTGTCAGCGTAAACTGAAATCTAACCTGCAGAAGaagttccagtgtgtgtttgaggggatCGCTAAAGCAGGAAACCCAACCCTTCTGAATCAGATctacacagagctctacatcacagagggagggactgCAGAGGTCAATGATGAACATGAGGTCAGACAGATTGAAACAGCATCCAGGAAACCAGACAGACCAGAAACAACCATCAGACAAGAAGACATCTTTAAAGCCTCACCTGGAAGAgatgaaccaatcagaacagtgaTGACAAAGGGAGTGGCTGGCATTGGGAAAACAGTCTTAACACAGAAGTTCACTCTGGACTGGGCTGAAGACAAAGCCAACCAGGACATACAGTTCACATTTCCATTCACTTTCAGAGAGCTGaatgtgctgaaagagaaaaagtacagcttggtggaacttgttcatcacttctttacTGAAACCAAAGAAGCAGGAATCTGCAGGTTTGAAGAGTTCCAGGTTGTGTTCATCTTTGACGGTCTGGATGAGTGTCGACTTCCTCTGGACTTCCACAACAATGAGATCCTGACTGATGTTACAGAGTCCACCTCAGTGGATGTGCTGCTGACAAACCtcatcagggggaaactgcttccctctgctcgcctctggataaccacacgacctgcagcagccaatcagatccctcttgactgtgttgacatggtgacagaggtcagagggttcACTGACCCACAGAAGGAGGAGTACTTCAGGAAGAGATTCAGAAAGAAGAGGCAGGCCAGCAGAATCATCTCCCACATCAAGACATCACGAAGCCTCCACATCATGTGCCACatcccagtcttctgctggatcactgctacagttctggaggatgtgatgaagaccagagaggaaggagagctgCCCAAGACCCTGACTGAGATGTACATCCACTTCCTGGTGGTTCAGACCAAAGTGAAGAACATCAAgtatgatggaggagctgagacagATCATCACTGGAGTCCAGAGAGCAGGAAGATGATTGAGTCTCTGGGAAAACTGGCTTTTGATCAGCTGCAGAAAGGCAACCTGATCTTCTATGAATCAGACCTGACAGAGTGTGGCATCGATATCAGAGCAGCCTCAGTGTACTcaggagtgttcacacagatctttaaagaggagagaggactgtaccagGACAAGGTGTTCTGCTTCGTCCATCTGAGTGTTCAGGAGTTTCTGGCTGCTCTTCATGTCCATCTGACCTTCATCAACTCTGGAGTCTATCTGATGGAAGAACAACAAACAGCATCCCAGAGGTCTGAAGtattcagagacaaacagaatcTGAAGTATCTCCACCAGAGTGCTGTGGACAAGGCCTTACAGAGTCCACATGGACACCTGGACTTGTTCCTCCGCTTCCTCCTGGGTCTCTCACTGCAGACCAATCAGAGACACCTAAGAGGTCTgctgagacagacaggaagtagctCACAGACCAATCAGGAAACAGTCCAGTACATCAAGAAGAAGATCAACCAGGATCTGTCTGCAGAGAGAAGCATCAATCTGTTCCACTgtctgaatgaactgaatgatcGTTCTCTAGTGGAGGAGATCCAACAGTCCCTGAGTTCAGGACGTCTCTCCACAGATAAACTGTCTCCTGCTCAGTGGTCAGCTCTGGTCTTCATCTTACTGTCATCAGAAGAAGATCTGGACGTGTTTGACCTGAAGAAATACTCTGCTTCAGAGGAGGCTcttctgaggctgctgccagtgGTCAAAGCCTCCAACAAAGCTCT ACTGAGTGACTGTGAcctctcagagagaagctgtgaagctctgtcctcagttctcagctcccagtcctccagtctgagacacctggacctgagtaacaaccACCTGAAGGATTCAGCAGTGAAGCTTCTGTCTGATGGACTGaagagttcacactgtacactggaaactctcag GCTGAGTGACTGTGAcctctcagagagaagctgtgaagctctgtcctcagttctcagctcccagtcctccagtctgagacacctggacctgagtaacaaccACCTGAAGGATTCAGCAGTGAAGCTTCTGTCTGATGGACTGaagagttcacactgtacactggaaactctcag GGTGGAGCCTGCTGGAGTCCGATGGTTGACACCAGGTCTgaggaagt ATTCCTGTGAACTCACAATCGACACAAACACAGTACACAGAGAGATCAAACTGTCTGACAAAAACAGGAAGGTGACACATGTAGAGAAGGATCAGTCATATCCTGATCATCCAGACAGATTTGACTACTGGACTCAGCTGCTGTGTAGAACTGGTCTGACTGGTCgctgttactgggaggtggagtggagaggatggGTTGATATATCAGTGAGTTACAGAGGaatcaggaggagaggaggcagtgatgactgtgtgtttggaagGAATGATCAGTCCTGGAGTCTGATCTGCTCTGATGGTCGTTACTATGTCAGGCACAATAACAGagacacctcctcctcctcctcctcctcctcctcctcctcctcctcctcctctggtagagtagcagtgtatgtggactgtcctgctggcactctgtccttcttcacagtctcctctgacacactgatCCACCTCCACACCTTCAACACCACATTCACTGAACCTCTTTATCCTGGGTTTAGGCTCTGgtcacctggttcctcagtgtctctgtgttctctgtag